From one Terriglobia bacterium genomic stretch:
- the nusB gene encoding transcription antitermination factor NusB, whose amino-acid sequence MGTRRKSRELALQMLFQSDMARQSSEQVEKTFWEEREDLDDAVKGFAQDLFRTAMERREEIDSLIEKHAQHWRMDRMATVDRNILRAGVAEFVGFPKTPRPVVINEALEIARRYSSPESVQFINGVLDSVAKELEQRV is encoded by the coding sequence ATGGGCACGCGGCGGAAATCCCGGGAACTGGCGTTGCAGATGCTGTTCCAATCCGACATGGCGCGGCAATCTTCGGAGCAGGTTGAGAAGACATTCTGGGAAGAGCGGGAAGACCTCGACGATGCGGTCAAAGGTTTCGCGCAGGATTTGTTCCGGACAGCGATGGAGCGACGCGAAGAGATCGATTCGCTGATTGAAAAGCACGCGCAGCACTGGCGGATGGATCGGATGGCCACGGTGGACCGCAACATTCTTCGTGCGGGTGTGGCGGAATTTGTTGGCTTCCCCAAAACTCCGCGTCCGGTCGTAATCAACGAAGCGCTGGAAATTGCTCGGCGCTACTCGTCTCCGGAGTCGGTCCAGTTCATCAACGGAGTGCTAGACAGCGTTGCGAAAGAACTGGAACAGCGGGTTTAA
- the ribH gene encoding 6,7-dimethyl-8-ribityllumazine synthase, with amino-acid sequence MKFALVVSRFNSFITERLLSGALIALKQAGVKREHIEIVRVPGAFEIPGAARTLAETGKYNAVVTLGCLLRGDTLHYEVIANEVTRGIGQATQETGVPIGFGVLTCDTLEQAIDRAGLKAGNKGWEAALAAVEMAVLKKKTGRKSRKQAKSAPAQ; translated from the coding sequence ATGAAGTTTGCGCTGGTGGTTTCGCGATTCAACTCGTTCATCACCGAGCGGCTGCTTTCCGGGGCTCTGATCGCGCTGAAGCAGGCAGGAGTGAAGCGCGAGCATATTGAGATCGTTCGCGTTCCGGGAGCATTCGAGATTCCCGGTGCGGCAAGGACGCTGGCCGAAACCGGCAAGTACAATGCAGTCGTAACACTCGGCTGTCTGCTGCGGGGGGATACGCTGCACTACGAAGTCATTGCCAACGAGGTCACTCGTGGTATTGGGCAGGCGACGCAGGAGACAGGCGTGCCGATCGGTTTCGGCGTGCTTACCTGCGATACGCTCGAGCAGGCAATCGATCGTGCGGGTCTGAAGGCCGGCAACAAGGGTTGGGAAGCGGCGCTGGCGGCGGTCGAGATGGCGGTGTTGAAGAAGAAAACGGGAAGGAAGTCGCGCAAGCAGGCCAAGAGCGCGCCGGCACAGTGA
- a CDS encoding enoyl-CoA hydratase-related protein, whose amino-acid sequence MATTANLPTFENLKLEKKNGIAYVTVSRPKVLNALNRATIAELRSAFTEVRDSDEIRLAILTGEGEKAFVAGADINELATLSPVDGAEYARAGQAVYDLIENCGKPVIACVNGFALGGGCELAMACTMRLASENAKFGQPEVKLGIIPGYGGTQRLPRLVGKGIAQQILLSGDMVTAQEAYRIGLVNEVVPLGELIPRAEALAAKIMANGPLACKYVIEAVNKGMEMTLQEGLFLEASLFGLCCSTEDKNEGTKAFLEKRAAQFKGK is encoded by the coding sequence ATGGCTACTACGGCAAATCTTCCTACGTTTGAAAATCTTAAGCTGGAAAAGAAGAACGGAATTGCTTATGTGACGGTGTCGCGGCCGAAGGTTTTGAATGCGCTGAACCGGGCGACGATTGCGGAGTTGCGGTCGGCATTTACCGAGGTTCGGGACAGTGACGAGATACGACTGGCGATTCTGACCGGTGAAGGCGAAAAAGCATTCGTCGCCGGAGCCGATATCAACGAACTTGCGACACTGAGTCCGGTCGATGGCGCGGAGTATGCGCGAGCAGGGCAGGCTGTGTACGACCTGATCGAGAACTGTGGGAAGCCGGTGATTGCGTGCGTGAACGGCTTCGCGCTGGGCGGCGGGTGCGAACTGGCGATGGCGTGCACAATGCGCCTGGCTAGCGAGAACGCGAAGTTCGGACAGCCCGAAGTGAAACTGGGGATCATTCCCGGATACGGTGGAACGCAGAGATTGCCGAGGCTTGTCGGTAAGGGCATCGCGCAGCAGATCCTGTTGAGTGGCGACATGGTCACGGCACAAGAGGCTTACCGCATCGGATTGGTGAATGAAGTAGTGCCGCTGGGCGAGTTGATTCCGCGCGCGGAGGCACTGGCGGCGAAGATCATGGCGAACGGTCCGCTCGCCTGCAAGTACGTGATCGAGGCCGTGAATAAAGGCATGGAGATGACGCTGCAGGAAGGCCTCTTCCTGGAGGCGTCGCTGTTTGGGCTGTGCTGCTCAACGGAAGACAAGAACGAGGGAACGAAGGCGTTCCTTGAGAAGAGAGCCGCACAGTTCAAAGGAAAGTAA
- a CDS encoding 3-hydroxyacyl-CoA dehydrogenase family protein produces the protein MDIKKVGVVGCGLMGSGIAQVSATAGFHVTVLEAEQRFLDKGFGSIEKSLAKFEEKGKLKEPAATIRGRLKGTLKIEDLADCDIVIEAIIENIDEKKKMFAKLDGIVKKDAIFATNTSSISVTEVMTATKRPDRFVGLHFFNPVPLMALVEVARTIATDNAVFEAAYEFGTKVGKTPVRTSDKTGFIVNRLLVPYMLDAVRAYEEGVGSIADIDLAMMKGCGYPMGPFTLLDFVGLDTTYYITHVMFDEFKERRFASPPLLKRMVMAGWYGKKSGKGFYDWSNPEKPVPQDAALQGKSA, from the coding sequence GTGGACATCAAGAAAGTTGGCGTGGTGGGTTGTGGATTGATGGGGTCGGGTATTGCGCAGGTTTCGGCGACGGCGGGATTCCACGTCACGGTGCTCGAGGCCGAGCAGCGGTTTCTGGATAAAGGGTTCGGCTCGATCGAGAAGTCGCTGGCGAAGTTCGAAGAGAAGGGCAAGCTAAAAGAACCTGCGGCGACGATCCGCGGCCGGTTGAAGGGAACTCTGAAGATTGAGGACCTGGCGGACTGCGACATTGTCATCGAGGCCATCATCGAGAACATCGACGAGAAGAAGAAGATGTTCGCGAAACTGGACGGCATCGTAAAGAAGGATGCGATCTTCGCCACGAACACATCATCGATTTCGGTGACCGAGGTGATGACGGCGACGAAGCGTCCGGACCGGTTCGTCGGGCTGCACTTCTTTAATCCGGTGCCGCTGATGGCGCTCGTGGAAGTCGCGCGTACGATTGCGACCGATAATGCGGTGTTCGAAGCGGCGTATGAATTCGGCACGAAGGTAGGCAAGACGCCGGTGCGGACGAGTGATAAGACCGGGTTCATTGTGAATCGGCTGCTGGTGCCTTATATGCTGGATGCCGTGCGGGCCTACGAAGAGGGAGTGGGGTCGATTGCGGATATCGATCTGGCGATGATGAAGGGCTGCGGGTATCCGATGGGGCCGTTCACGTTGCTGGACTTCGTGGGACTGGACACGACGTATTACATCACGCACGTAATGTTCGACGAGTTCAAGGAGCGCCGATTTGCGTCACCGCCGCTGCTGAAGCGGATGGTCATGGCAGGATGGTACGGCAAGAAGAGCGGCAAGGGCTTCTATGACTGGTCGAATCCTGAGAAGCCGGTACCGCAGGATGCCGCTTTGCAGGGAAAAAGCGCATAA
- a CDS encoding acetyl-CoA C-acetyltransferase, which produces MLQPSDIAIVAGARTPMGRYCGALRDYTAQELGAIASVEAMKRAGVDAAEIDHAVFGNAQQTSGDALYGARHVALKAGLPVETPALTVNRICGSGIQSIVTGAQMIQLGEARTVLAGGMESMSQAPHTIHGMRWGVGLGEGKLEDSLMVALHDSQCGLYMAQTAELYADQQGITREHMDEFALRSQKLAGEAQKACRLAEEITPVPMRNKRGEPTGEMFEKDDHLRPETTIEQLKKLRPAFGKSGTVTAGNASGIVDGGAAVVLMPVEDAQKHGAKPLGRIIAWGIAGVDPRIMGSGPVPASRTALKKAGLKLEDMDLIEVNEAFAAQYLAVEKELGLDREKVNVNGGAIALGHPLGATGTRIVLTLLYELKRRNGKFGLATACIGGGQGIALIVENSKS; this is translated from the coding sequence ATGTTGCAGCCTTCGGATATCGCCATTGTTGCCGGCGCCCGCACTCCAATGGGGCGCTATTGTGGGGCCCTGCGCGACTACACCGCGCAGGAACTCGGAGCGATTGCTAGCGTGGAAGCGATGAAGCGCGCGGGCGTGGACGCGGCGGAGATTGATCACGCCGTTTTCGGGAACGCGCAGCAGACCTCGGGCGACGCGCTGTATGGGGCGCGTCACGTGGCTCTCAAGGCGGGGTTGCCGGTGGAGACGCCGGCGTTGACGGTGAACCGCATCTGCGGCTCGGGAATCCAGTCGATCGTCACGGGCGCGCAGATGATTCAGTTGGGCGAAGCGCGAACGGTGCTGGCGGGCGGGATGGAATCGATGTCTCAGGCGCCGCACACGATTCACGGCATGCGCTGGGGCGTCGGGTTGGGCGAGGGCAAGTTGGAAGACTCGCTGATGGTGGCACTGCATGACAGCCAGTGCGGGTTGTACATGGCGCAGACGGCGGAGTTGTACGCCGACCAGCAGGGGATCACGCGGGAGCACATGGATGAGTTCGCGCTGCGGTCGCAGAAACTTGCGGGCGAGGCGCAAAAGGCGTGCAGGTTGGCGGAGGAGATAACGCCGGTTCCCATGCGCAACAAGCGCGGCGAACCGACGGGAGAGATGTTCGAGAAGGATGACCATTTGCGCCCGGAGACGACGATCGAGCAATTGAAAAAGCTGCGCCCGGCCTTTGGTAAGAGCGGCACGGTTACAGCGGGAAACGCTAGCGGGATCGTGGATGGCGGCGCGGCGGTGGTGCTGATGCCCGTGGAAGACGCTCAAAAGCACGGTGCAAAGCCTTTGGGGCGAATCATCGCCTGGGGCATCGCTGGGGTCGACCCGCGAATCATGGGGTCGGGTCCGGTGCCTGCTTCACGCACAGCGCTGAAAAAAGCTGGACTGAAACTCGAGGACATGGACCTGATCGAAGTCAACGAAGCGTTTGCAGCGCAGTACCTGGCAGTGGAAAAAGAGTTGGGGCTCGATCGCGAAAAAGTAAACGTGAACGGTGGAGCGATTGCGCTGGGCCATCCGCTGGGAGCGACGGGGACGAGAATCGTTCTGACGCTGCTGTATGAGTTGAAGCGGCGGAATGGGAAGTTTGGGCTGGCTACCGCTTGTATTGGCGGCGGGCAGGGAATTGCGTTGATTGTGGAGAATTCGAAATCATAA
- a CDS encoding ABC transporter permease: MTATSVAQAPTVQVLRRNPLATAGLVLVCVFVVFAIFAPWIAPQDPAHIDLPMRLQPPSAHHWFGTDELGRDILSRVIYGARISMLVGVSVVTGSLLLGTIIGSLAGYYGGYTDKVVNVIVMNAFLSFPGILLAIAFVAFLGPGLINLILALIIGGWVGYARLVRAQVLAAREKEYVEAARALGASDWRIVTRHILPNIMQPVIVQGAIGMAGAVLAEATMSFLGLGVPPPTASWGSMLNDGRSYLFSAPHLVIFPAIAVMLAVLSFNFIGDALRDYLDPRSRIETGL; encoded by the coding sequence ATGACGGCTACGAGCGTGGCGCAGGCGCCGACGGTGCAGGTGCTGCGGCGCAATCCGCTGGCGACGGCGGGGCTCGTGCTGGTGTGCGTCTTCGTGGTGTTTGCGATTTTCGCGCCGTGGATTGCGCCGCAGGATCCGGCGCATATCGATCTGCCGATGCGATTGCAGCCTCCCTCGGCACATCACTGGTTCGGGACAGACGAGTTGGGGCGGGACATCCTTTCGCGGGTGATATACGGCGCGCGTATTTCAATGCTGGTCGGCGTCAGCGTAGTAACAGGGTCGCTGCTGCTGGGAACGATCATCGGATCGCTGGCAGGGTATTACGGCGGCTATACCGACAAGGTCGTTAATGTCATCGTGATGAACGCATTCCTGTCGTTTCCGGGAATCCTGCTGGCGATCGCGTTTGTGGCATTCCTCGGTCCGGGTCTGATCAACCTGATTCTCGCGCTGATTATTGGTGGGTGGGTGGGCTATGCGCGACTGGTACGCGCGCAGGTGTTGGCGGCCCGAGAAAAAGAGTATGTCGAGGCCGCGCGGGCACTTGGGGCGAGCGATTGGCGCATCGTTACGCGACACATCCTGCCGAACATCATGCAACCGGTAATCGTGCAAGGCGCGATCGGCATGGCCGGAGCTGTGCTCGCGGAGGCAACCATGAGCTTCCTGGGGCTGGGTGTGCCGCCCCCGACGGCGAGTTGGGGGTCGATGCTGAACGACGGCCGCTCGTACCTTTTCAGCGCGCCGCACCTGGTCATCTTTCCGGCTATCGCGGTGATGCTCGCGGTGCTGTCGTTCAACTTCATTGGCGATGCGCTGAGGGATTATTTGGATCCCAGATCGCGAATAGAAACAGGACTGTAA
- a CDS encoding ABC transporter permease, which translates to MLLLRRIASRLLYMIPVIWLVVSVVFFLIHLVPGDPILQMLGENVSAADLQAARHAYGLDVPLGQQYVHYWVGVLHGNLGTSIRFNQSVTKIILQAYPATIQLTLAALLVAIVISIPAGVRSALRRNTWEDRTLSFVSLLGLSFPNFALGPILILFFAIKLGWLPVSGSGSLEHLVLPAITMGGALAAILTRMVRTSMLEELGQDYIRTARAKGLSENVVVYRHALRNAMIPIVTVLGLQFGALLAGAIVTETIFSWPGIGRMTISAISSRDYFLVEGCILFIGLTYVAVNFMTDLMYSVLNPRIRQ; encoded by the coding sequence ATGCTTCTCCTCCGCCGCATTGCATCCCGACTGCTGTACATGATCCCGGTCATCTGGCTGGTCGTGAGTGTGGTGTTCTTTCTCATTCATCTCGTGCCCGGCGATCCCATCCTGCAGATGCTCGGGGAAAATGTGTCGGCGGCGGATTTACAGGCGGCGCGGCACGCGTACGGGCTGGATGTTCCGCTGGGGCAGCAGTACGTGCATTACTGGGTGGGCGTTCTGCATGGGAACCTCGGGACGTCGATACGGTTCAACCAGAGCGTAACGAAGATCATCCTGCAGGCTTATCCGGCGACCATCCAACTGACATTGGCGGCGCTGCTCGTGGCGATTGTGATTTCGATTCCGGCGGGAGTACGCTCCGCGCTGCGACGGAATACATGGGAAGATCGAACACTGAGTTTTGTCAGCCTGCTCGGCCTTTCGTTCCCGAACTTCGCTCTGGGGCCGATCCTTATCTTGTTTTTCGCGATCAAGTTGGGGTGGCTGCCGGTTTCGGGCAGCGGTTCACTGGAACATCTCGTTCTCCCCGCGATCACGATGGGCGGGGCGCTGGCGGCTATCCTGACGCGCATGGTACGCACCTCAATGCTGGAAGAACTCGGCCAGGATTACATTCGCACTGCGCGCGCTAAAGGACTTTCGGAGAACGTGGTCGTCTACAGGCACGCGCTGCGCAACGCCATGATTCCGATTGTTACCGTGCTAGGCCTCCAGTTCGGTGCGCTACTGGCGGGAGCAATCGTCACGGAAACGATTTTCAGTTGGCCGGGTATTGGACGGATGACGATCTCGGCAATTTCCAGTCGCGATTACTTCCTGGTAGAAGGCTGCATTCTGTTTATCGGGCTGACGTATGTGGCCGTGAATTTTATGACGGATTTGATGTACTCGGTGCTGAATCCGAGGATAAGGCAGTGA
- a CDS encoding sulfite exporter TauE/SafE family protein has product MLIPQHGATFAVGVLIGFLGGLFGKGGSAVATPLLKWIGLPGYTAVASPLPATLPSTLIAAIAYMRRQFVDWEIVTWGVLVGVPATIVGAFLSQKTGEEPLLILTAILILVFGISFFFRLKTDVNNGISHRRFTTATIAIFVGFISGLLANSGGLLLAPLYNRVLKLPLKTAFACSLLVSAALSIPGTAVHWYLGHISWSVAGLVALGSIPFAYAGAALAVRTRAARLERWYGMVLTFLGLFFLIHH; this is encoded by the coding sequence ATGCTCATTCCACAGCACGGCGCCACCTTCGCCGTTGGTGTTCTCATCGGTTTTCTTGGCGGACTCTTCGGTAAAGGCGGAAGTGCCGTCGCCACTCCACTCTTGAAGTGGATCGGGCTGCCCGGTTACACCGCTGTCGCTTCGCCTCTTCCGGCGACTCTTCCCTCCACGCTGATCGCTGCCATCGCGTACATGCGCAGACAATTTGTCGATTGGGAAATCGTCACCTGGGGCGTGCTCGTCGGGGTACCCGCTACAATCGTCGGCGCATTTCTGTCTCAGAAAACCGGCGAAGAACCTCTGCTCATTCTCACCGCAATTCTCATCCTCGTTTTCGGAATTTCTTTTTTCTTCCGCCTGAAAACCGACGTGAATAACGGCATTTCTCATCGTCGGTTCACCACTGCAACCATCGCCATCTTCGTCGGGTTTATCTCCGGACTGCTCGCCAACTCCGGCGGATTGCTCCTTGCGCCGCTTTACAACCGCGTCCTCAAACTTCCTCTGAAAACCGCTTTTGCCTGTTCGCTACTTGTCTCCGCCGCCCTGTCCATCCCCGGTACTGCCGTCCACTGGTACCTTGGACACATCTCCTGGAGCGTTGCAGGACTGGTCGCCCTCGGGAGCATTCCGTTTGCATACGCCGGTGCCGCCCTCGCAGTCAGAACCCGCGCCGCCCGGTTGGAACGGTGGTATGGCATGGTGCTTACCTTCCTCGGCCTATTCTTCCTGATCCACCACTGA
- a CDS encoding DUF202 domain-containing protein — MSASPPAESTQSARDHLANERTFLAWVRTAIGVIVFGFALARFGLALRQFGAVQGSDIKTTGMSLWFGCGAILLGVILMIAALARYKRIEHRLTHGTFASSGKLILLVSVATTMFGVALVFYLIFAEPR; from the coding sequence TTGTCCGCATCGCCACCGGCAGAATCCACACAAAGTGCTCGTGACCATCTCGCAAACGAGCGTACGTTTCTCGCCTGGGTTCGCACAGCCATTGGCGTCATTGTCTTCGGATTCGCCCTGGCACGCTTCGGCCTTGCGCTCCGCCAGTTCGGCGCCGTCCAAGGCAGCGACATCAAGACAACCGGAATGTCACTTTGGTTCGGCTGCGGCGCCATTCTCCTCGGCGTCATACTGATGATCGCCGCGCTCGCACGCTATAAACGAATCGAGCACAGACTCACGCACGGCACCTTCGCAAGCTCCGGCAAACTGATCCTGCTCGTCTCCGTCGCCACCACCATGTTCGGAGTCGCACTGGTCTTTTACCTGATCTTTGCAGAACCGCGTTAG
- a CDS encoding SAM-dependent chlorinase/fluorinase has product MSQRLVTFTTDFGTSDHFVGTMRGVILTINPHAQIHDICNSVQSFDVLDGALTIAHAYRYFPANSIHMVIVDPGVGTARRPILVTTEKHMFIAPDNGVLSLVYEREERISVRHITAEHYFLQPTSRTFHGRDVFAATAGWLSKGVEAAKFGDEITDYVRFASPKVKRINDRTLKGVILKVDKFGNLVTNIRQEDLPQLTQELPPDFKIMIGRGEVKRVRNTFAEGAAGEIFAVWGSMGYLEIVANRAYAAQLLQATKGSDVGVVFEQPQWEPNGAAVPAANGE; this is encoded by the coding sequence TTGTCCCAACGCCTTGTCACCTTCACCACCGACTTCGGCACCAGCGATCATTTCGTGGGAACGATGCGTGGAGTTATCCTCACCATCAACCCCCACGCGCAGATCCACGACATCTGCAACTCGGTGCAGTCGTTTGACGTTCTTGACGGTGCGTTGACCATCGCGCACGCGTATCGTTACTTCCCGGCGAACTCCATTCACATGGTCATCGTCGATCCCGGCGTCGGCACCGCCCGCCGCCCCATTCTCGTCACCACTGAAAAACACATGTTCATCGCGCCTGACAACGGCGTGCTCTCCCTCGTCTACGAGCGCGAAGAACGCATCTCCGTGCGCCACATCACCGCCGAGCACTATTTCTTGCAGCCCACCAGCCGCACCTTCCATGGCCGCGACGTCTTCGCCGCCACCGCCGGCTGGCTCAGCAAAGGTGTCGAAGCCGCCAAGTTCGGCGACGAAATCACCGATTATGTCCGCTTCGCGTCGCCCAAGGTCAAACGAATCAACGACCGCACCCTGAAAGGCGTCATCCTCAAGGTCGATAAGTTCGGCAACCTCGTCACCAACATCCGCCAGGAAGACCTGCCGCAACTGACGCAGGAGCTTCCACCAGACTTCAAAATCATGATCGGCCGCGGCGAGGTGAAACGCGTGCGCAACACCTTCGCCGAAGGCGCCGCCGGAGAAATTTTCGCCGTCTGGGGCAGCATGGGCTACCTCGAAATCGTCGCCAACCGTGCCTATGCCGCCCAACTCCTGCAAGCCACAAAGGGCAGCGACGTCGGCGTCGTCTTCGAACAGCCGCAGTGGGAACCCAACGGCGCTGCAGTCCCGGCCGCTAACGGCGAATAA
- a CDS encoding DUF4097 family beta strand repeat-containing protein has protein sequence MRNKHLLLPALAAFFLLTTLAFASEEGRFERTLKVTGIPQVDVSTGSGNISVHQGDNASIRVVGHIHANHSWLFGVSDVMDRVKRIEANPPIQQTGNIVHIGRIDDPDLRRNISIDFEVWVPHETTLKASSGSGDVMIESLKSMLTVSTGSGNVKVSQNDGDVRANTGSGDVILEGIDGNVSGQTGSGNITLAMTGPGTVRLGTGSGDVTARNVKGGLRIHTGSGNVTADGDVTSDWNMETGSGDVRIQLPQTARFDLAAQTGSGDLRINRQITMNGGTTDKHRMRGKVNGGGPLVELHTSSGNIELR, from the coding sequence ATGCGAAACAAGCATCTCCTTCTCCCTGCGCTCGCCGCATTTTTCCTCCTCACCACTCTGGCCTTCGCCAGCGAAGAGGGCCGTTTCGAGCGTACGCTCAAAGTCACCGGCATTCCTCAGGTCGATGTCTCCACCGGCTCCGGCAACATCTCCGTCCACCAGGGCGACAATGCTTCTATCCGCGTCGTCGGACACATTCACGCCAACCACAGCTGGTTGTTCGGCGTCAGCGACGTGATGGACCGCGTAAAGCGCATCGAGGCCAATCCGCCCATCCAGCAGACCGGCAACATCGTCCATATCGGCCGCATCGACGACCCTGACCTTCGCCGCAACATCTCCATCGACTTTGAAGTCTGGGTGCCGCACGAGACCACGCTCAAAGCTAGTTCCGGCTCCGGCGACGTAATGATCGAGAGCCTCAAGTCGATGCTCACCGTCAGCACCGGCTCCGGCAACGTGAAGGTCTCGCAGAATGACGGCGACGTCCGCGCCAACACCGGTAGCGGCGACGTCATCCTCGAAGGCATCGACGGCAACGTGAGTGGCCAGACCGGAAGCGGCAACATCACGCTGGCGATGACCGGTCCCGGCACCGTCCGTCTCGGCACCGGCTCGGGCGACGTGACCGCCCGCAACGTGAAGGGCGGCCTGCGCATTCACACTGGCAGCGGCAACGTTACTGCTGACGGCGACGTCACATCTGACTGGAACATGGAAACCGGCTCCGGGGACGTCCGAATTCAGCTGCCCCAGACGGCGCGCTTCGACCTCGCCGCCCAGACTGGCTCGGGCGACCTCCGCATCAACCGCCAAATCACCATGAACGGCGGCACTACGGATAAACACCGCATGCGCGGCAAAGTAAACGGCGGCGGCCCGCTCGTCGAACTCCATACCAGCTCCGGCAATATCGAGCTGCGATAA
- a CDS encoding efflux RND transporter periplasmic adaptor subunit, giving the protein MANGNGKKKTRKWWIIGGALVLVVVLAGVLVAAKSGGTKIEPSKLAKVEKGDLAKSVVATGKVEPITKVEIKSKASGIVKKLYVDAGDKVKAGQILAELDREEIEANVRASEAQLQSSEANLTAAQAELKRSQVDAEGPDIPMLKRAYERAVQMAKDGVVSQADLDNAQKAYDLAVNKQNVARALLAVNKAKVAQASADVQRQRANLAQLREQLSYTTIVAPIDGIVLSRDVEVGDAVSSILVLGSSATLVMTLGDTNEVYVKGKVDESDIGKVYLGQPARIKVESFKDKTFYGKVTKISPMGVEKDNVTTFEVRVSINNPGGELKAAMTANAEIILEEHKNVLMVPEGAIIYDRDKKASVEVPDPKGKDGKDKVAVQVGISNGAKTEILAGLKEGQQVVLQ; this is encoded by the coding sequence GTGGCGAACGGAAACGGAAAGAAGAAGACGCGTAAGTGGTGGATCATTGGCGGCGCACTCGTATTGGTTGTTGTCCTGGCTGGAGTTCTCGTTGCCGCCAAGAGCGGCGGCACCAAGATCGAGCCCAGCAAGCTCGCCAAGGTTGAAAAGGGCGACCTCGCCAAGAGCGTCGTCGCTACCGGCAAAGTCGAGCCCATCACCAAGGTCGAAATCAAGTCCAAGGCCAGCGGCATCGTCAAGAAGCTCTACGTCGACGCCGGCGACAAGGTAAAAGCCGGCCAGATCCTCGCCGAACTCGACCGTGAAGAGATCGAAGCGAACGTTCGCGCCAGCGAAGCCCAACTGCAGTCCTCGGAGGCCAACCTGACCGCCGCGCAAGCCGAACTCAAGCGTTCCCAGGTTGACGCCGAAGGCCCCGATATCCCGATGCTGAAGCGCGCCTATGAACGTGCGGTGCAGATGGCAAAGGACGGCGTTGTCAGCCAGGCCGATCTCGACAACGCTCAGAAGGCATACGACCTCGCCGTCAACAAACAAAACGTTGCTCGAGCCTTGCTAGCCGTGAATAAGGCCAAGGTCGCGCAGGCCTCCGCCGACGTGCAGCGCCAGCGCGCCAACCTCGCCCAGCTTCGCGAGCAGTTGAGCTACACGACCATCGTCGCCCCCATCGACGGAATCGTCCTCTCACGTGACGTCGAGGTCGGTGACGCTGTCAGCTCCATTCTGGTCCTCGGCTCCTCCGCCACCCTCGTCATGACCCTCGGCGACACCAACGAGGTCTACGTAAAAGGCAAGGTCGACGAGAGCGACATCGGCAAGGTCTATCTCGGACAGCCCGCGCGCATCAAGGTCGAGTCCTTCAAGGACAAAACCTTCTACGGCAAGGTCACGAAGATCTCGCCCATGGGCGTCGAGAAAGATAACGTAACCACGTTCGAAGTTCGCGTCTCGATCAACAATCCCGGCGGCGAACTGAAGGCCGCAATGACCGCCAACGCCGAGATCATCCTCGAAGAGCACAAGAACGTGCTGATGGTCCCCGAAGGCGCGATCATCTACGACCGCGACAAGAAAGCCTCCGTCGAAGTCCCCGACCCGAAGGGCAAGGACGGCAAAGATAAAGTCGCGGTCCAGGTCGGAATCTCGAACGGCGCGAAAACCGAAATCCTCGCCGGCCTGAAAGAAGGCCAGCAGGTGGTTCTCCAGTAG